One genomic region from Bufo bufo chromosome 3, aBufBuf1.1, whole genome shotgun sequence encodes:
- the SUOX gene encoding sulfite oxidase, mitochondrial: protein MTLLHRVSSVALCSLTRPQRLQKQMFMLVRMCTSKNESRRKQSTDTGSGENGWKWGAATAGALFGMGSFLIFDSQRRKVAQAESKEEHVPSNSLPQYTREDVKKHKNPTDRIWVTYAGEVFDITDFVDLHPGGKRILLAAGGALEPFWALYGVHKSEHVMEILQEYKVGVLSPEDKEEPCDVSDPYSGDPSRHPILKVNSQKPFNAEPPPELLTDSFITPNQLFFKRNHLPVPNIKPDEFQLVVERPPGAKQGKPLKLSLKDLKTKFSPHEVTATLQCAGNRRSEMNDIKQVKGLDWGTAAISTARWAGVRLRDVLLDAGYTEDTLNLLHVQFEGLDQDITGTNYGASISFKRAMSKDHEVLLAYEMNGEELPKDHGFPLRVIVPGVVGARNVKWLGRIIVSAEESPSHWQQNDYKGFNPNVDWDTVDFSSSPAIQDLPVQSAITEPRPGEKITPNHDGNVTIKGYAWSGGGREIVRVDVSLDGGKTWKVAELTGEEKEGLAWAWKVWILEAAIPVECNEMTIICKAVDDNYNVQPDSVAPIWNLRGVLNNAWHRISVTVDRD from the exons GTTGCAGAAACAGATGTTCATGTTGGTACGAATGTGTACATCTAAGAATGAATCCAGGCGGAAACAGAGCACAGACACTGGGTCCGGAGAAAATGGTTGGAAATGGGGTGCTGCCACAGCGGGAGCATTGTTCGGAATGGGCTCCTTCCTGATTTTTGATTCTCAGAGGCGAAAA GTTGCTCAAGCAGAGTCTAAAGAAGAACACGTCCCTTCGAATTCTCTCCCTCAGTATACAAGAGAGGACGTCAAGAAGCACAAAAATCCCACGGACAGGATATGGGTTACATATGCAGGAGAAGTATTTGATATCACAGATTTTGTGGATCTGCATCCTGGAGGAAAAAGGATCTTGCTGGCTGCGGGGGGAGCGTTAGAGCCTTTCTGGGCCCTTTATGGTGTTCACAAGAGTGAGCATGTGATGGAAATTTTGCAAGAGTACAAGGTTGGAGTGCTCAGCCCTGAAGACAAGGAGGAGCCATGTGATGTGTCTGATCCTTACTCTGGTGATCCTTCTCGACATCCTATTCTAAAGGTCAATAGTCAAAAGCCTTTTAATGCTGAACCTCCTCCTGAATTGCTAACAGACAGCTTCATCACTCCAAATCAGCTGTTCTTCAAGAGGAACCATTTGCCAGTGCCAAATATTAAACCTGATGAGTTCCAGCTTGTTGTAGAGAGACCCCCTGGAGCAAAGCAGGGTAAACCCTTAAAACTGTCCCTGAAAGACCTCAAGACGAAGTTTTCACCACATGAAGTTACTGCCACTTTGCAATGTGCAGGAaataggcgctctgagatgaatgATATAAAGCAAGTTAAGGGACTAGACTGGGGTACAGCAGCCATTAGTACAGCTCGTTGGGCAGGAGTACGACTAAGGGATGTTTTACTAGATGCTGGCTATACAGAGGACACACTCAATTTGCTACATGTCCAGTTTGAAGGCTTGGATCAAGACATAACTGGAACAAATTATGGAGCATCAATCTCTTTTAAGCGTGCAATGAGCAAGGACCATGAAGTCCTACTTGCGTATGAAATGAATGGGGAGGAATTGCCTAAAGACCATGGCTTTCCTCTGCGGGTTATTGTGCCAGGTGTGGTAGGTGCCCGGAATGTGAAGTGGTTGGGACGAATCATTGTAAGTGCAGAGGAAAGTCCTAGTCACTGGCAACAGAATGATTACAAGGGCTTCAATCCAAATGTAGATTGGGATACTGTAGACTTTTCTTCTTCTCCAGCCATACAAGACCTACCTGTACAATCTGCCATTACAGAACCGCGGCCTGGGGAAAAGATCACCCCAAATCATGATGGAAATGTGACCATCAAAGGATATGCATGGAGTGGAGGCGGGAGAGAGATTGTTCGAGTGGATGTGTCTCTGGATGGGGGAAAAACCTGGAAAGTGGCTGAACTTACTGGAGAGGAGAAAGAGGGTCTGGCCTGGGCATGGAAAGTCTGGATACTGGAGGCAGCTATTCCTGTAGAATGCAATGAAATGACTATCATCTGTAAAGCCGTAGATGACAATTACAATGTGCAGCCTGATTCTGTGGCCCCAATATGGAACTTGCGTGGGGTATTGAATAATGCATGGCACCGTATAAGCGTCACAGTAGACCGAGATTAA